In Mercurialis annua linkage group LG6, ddMerAnnu1.2, whole genome shotgun sequence, the following are encoded in one genomic region:
- the LOC126685795 gene encoding uncharacterized protein LOC126685795 — protein MLVAMTTIDLSLVIWFDGSIVNSPRGVEYFGGSYVQVSLTGRINFQELVDICGSAIFSAVSPVEISKIYFRVPHVQGEQIYSYSLLDVQDDPHVCVILTEAGRMPALRFLELYVEYRKAVVEDISIDQLHIFASSESERDNEEKGEHDHYESEEENMEDILIVAEPSNVGENTVYQSRLPAHVRRADLEFTSTWTHGKSQKLSGRGGWSLKQG, from the coding sequence ATGCTTGTAGCAATGACGACAATCGATTTGTCACTTGTGATATGGTTTGACGGTAGCATTGTAAACTCTCCCCGTGGAGTAGAATATTTTGGGGGTAGTTATGTGCAAGTGTCGTTGACTGGAAGAATAAATTTTCAAGAGTTGGTTGATATTTGTGGATCGGCAATATTCAGTGCCGTGAGCCCGGTGGAGATCAGCAAGATATATTTCCGGGTACCTCATGTTCAAGGGGAACAAATATATTCCTATTCGTTGTTGGATGTCCAGGACGACCCACATGTATGTGTTATTCTGACCGAGGCAGGTCGCATGCCAGCACTAAGATTTTTAGAGTTGTACGTGGAGTACCGCAAGGCGGTTGTTGAAGATATTTCTATTGATCAACTGCATATATTTGCTTCTAGTGAGTCGGAAAGGGACAATGAGGAAAAAGGAGAACACGATCACTACGAGAGCGAAGAGGAGAATATGGAAGACATACTCATTGTTGCTGAACCTAGTAATGTAGGAGAAAATACAGTGTACCAGTCTCGACTGCCGGCACATGTTAGACGTGCAGATCTCGAATTTACGTCGACTTGGACTCATGGGAAAAGCCAAAAGTTGAGTGGGAGAGGGGGATGGAGTTTGAAGCAGGGATGA
- the LOC126685793 gene encoding pentatricopeptide repeat-containing protein At1g62350: MWRIVSEFALRTKSKTTSFSKIQQLFTFSRHIVSNSSSKPSLSIWRRKKEMGKEGLIITKELKRLQSNPVRLDRFIKSHVSRLLKSDLVSVLFEFQRQDQVFLSMKLYDIVRKEIWYRSDMFFYRDMLMMLARNKKVDEAKLVWEDLKSEGVLFDQHTFGDIIRAFLDSGLPSEAMDIYEEMRQSPDIPLSLPFRVILKGLIPYTDLREKVKGDFLELFPNMIVYDPAEDFLEDRERESEDD; the protein is encoded by the exons ATGTGGCGGATAGTTTCAGAGTTTGCACTGAGAACCAAAAGCAAAACGACATCATTTTCTAAAATACAGCAGCTATTTACTTTCTCGCGACACATTGTTTCAAATTCGTCGTCGAAACCTAGTTTATCAATATGGAGGCGAAAGAAAGAGATGGGAAAAGAGGGGTTAATTATTACCAAAGAGCTCAAAAGATTACAATCAAATCCGGTTCGTCTCGACCGGTTCATTAAGTCGCATGTTTCTCGTCTCCTCAAATCTGATCTCGTCTCGGTTCTCTTCGAGTTTCAACGGCAAGATCAGGTTTTCCTGTCCATGAAG TTGTATGACATAGTGCGCAAAGAAATATGGTATCGGTCAGACATGTTTTTCTACAGAGACATGCTTATGATGCTTGCAAGAAACAAAAAGGTAGATGAAGCAAAGTTGGTCTGGGAAGATTTGAAAAGCGAGGGTGTTTTGTTCGACCAGCATACATTTGGAGACATCATCAGGGCCTTCTTAGACAGCGGGCTGCCATCAGAAGCAATGGACATATATGAGGAGATGAGACAATCTCCGGATATTCCATTATCTTTGCCATTTCGAGTAATTTTGAAAGGGCTTATTCCGTACACAGATCTGAGAGAAAAAGTCAAAGGTGACTTCTTAGAACTTTTCCCCAACATGATTGTATATGACCCGGCTGAAGACTTTTTGGAAGATCGAGAAAGGGAGAGTGAAGATGATTAG
- the LOC126685791 gene encoding protein CLT1, chloroplastic isoform X3, giving the protein MLSMPKAPFLLVGLLEALAAATGMAAAAILSGASIPVLSQTFLVWQILLSIIFLGRRYKANQLLGCFLVAIGVIITVASGSSAGHSLKEVSVFWSVLMIISFLLQAADTVLKETIFLDAAKQLKGGSVDLFVVNSYGSAFQALFVCLLLPFMSKLWGVPFSQLPTYLKDGAVCFLNMGSLSNGCDGAPLLPLLFILVNMGYNISLLHLLKISSAVVSSLASTFSVPISVYVFTLPLPYIGVASSLPTGFVAGAIILVLGLLIYAWTPYTTPATPSSPAPN; this is encoded by the exons ATGCTTTCTATGCCAAAAGCTCCATTTCTTCTTGTTGGACTTCTAGAGGCTCTCGCAGCAGCTACAGGAATGGCAGCTGCAG CAATTCTCTCGGGAGCATCGATTCCAGTTCTCTCTCAG ACTTTTCTTGTATGGCAAATTCTCCTATCAATTATTTTTCTTGGAAGGAGATATAAAGCTAATCAATTACTTGGATGCTTCCTTGTTGCAATTGGTGTAATTATCACTGTAGCAAG TGGATCTAGTGCCGGTCACTCATTAAAGGAAGTTAGTGTATTCTGGAGTGTCTTGATGATAATATCGTTTCTATTGCAAGCAGCTGATACAGTGCTCAAG GAAACTATTTTCCTGGATGCGGCTAAGCAGTTAAAG GGAGGTTCAGTAGATCTATTTGTTGTAAATTCCTATGGATCTGCTTTCCAA GCGCTGTTTGTAtgccttcttcttccttttatGTCTAAATTATGGGGAGTACCTTTTAGTCAGCTTCCAACCTATCTCAAAGATGGGGCGGTTTGCTTTCTCAACATGGGCAGCTTATCCAATG GATGTGATGGTGCACCTCTGCTACCTTTGCTTTTTATTCTAGTAAACATGGGTTATAACATATCATTGTTGCATCTCCTCAAAATATCTTCTGCCGTTGTCTCTTCCCTTGCTTCCACATTTTCAG TGCCAATATCAGTGTATGTGTTCACATTACCACTGCCATACATTGGTGTTGCATCTTCTCTTCCGACCGGGTTTGTTGCCGGAGCCATTATTCTTGTTTTGGGTCTGCTAATCTATGCTTGGACACCATACACTACTCCAGCCACACCATCTTCTCCAGCTCCCAATTAA
- the LOC126686161 gene encoding uncharacterized protein LOC126686161, translating to MDWYRLVSRRWITHRGAELGSHRDTMERIRLQSEADSTVRTYARTSQLATREDRRNVSGPPPDPAVPPDAIPEIDPPTVDVQRIRGRRRGRPRQSELTREIPTDPFPPPVVFHRDT from the exons ATGGACTGGTACAGGCTCGTGAGCAGGAGATGGATTACCCATCGCGGGGCTGAGCTCGGTTCTCAT CGCGATACCATGGAGAGGATCCGCTTGCAGTCTGAGGCGGATTCCACTGTTCGGACTTACGCTCGCACTTCCCAGCTAGCCACTAGGGAGGATCGGCGGAACGTCAGCGGGCCACCGCCAGACCCTGCTGTTCCTCCAGACGCTATTCCAGAGATCGATCCGCCAACCGTCGATGTACAGCGCATACGAGGACGTCGTAGAGGCAGACCCAGACAGTCAGAGTTGACCCGTGAGATCCCGACAGACCCTTTCCCCCCACCG GTCGTCTTTCACAGGGACACATAG
- the LOC126685791 gene encoding protein CLT1, chloroplastic isoform X1, producing MTSCYRRLTTSSPGPARFSQQRPPRTAEIISLQLNRNLNTNQRLLNVLRSPKRLKSKPLLVEAAVGVGPVWDRSDCGSNEAVGPCSYSVGDRTVEEINRVGKRRRSEMDQKVEVAVAAAATVVLGVGNRVLYKLALVPLKHYPFFLAQLATFGYVIVYFTILYIRYHAGIVTDEMLSMPKAPFLLVGLLEALAAATGMAAAAILSGASIPVLSQTFLVWQILLSIIFLGRRYKANQLLGCFLVAIGVIITVASGSSAGHSLKEVSVFWSVLMIISFLLQAADTVLKETIFLDAAKQLKGGSVDLFVVNSYGSAFQALFVCLLLPFMSKLWGVPFSQLPTYLKDGAVCFLNMGSLSNGCDGAPLLPLLFILVNMGYNISLLHLLKISSAVVSSLASTFSVPISVYVFTLPLPYIGVASSLPTGFVAGAIILVLGLLIYAWTPYTTPATPSSPAPN from the exons ATGACGTCATGTTACCGCCGCTTAACCACCAGCTCCCCCGGCCCGGCGAGGTTTTCGCAGCAGCGACCGCCACGAACGGCGGAAATCATATCACTCCAACTAAACCGCAATCTCAACACTAATCAACGGCTGCTAAATGTCTTACGATCTCCGAAGCGtttaaaatcaaaaccgttGTTAGTAGAGGCGGCTGTGGGAGTGGGACCAGTGTGGGATCGATCAGACTGCGGGAGTAATGAAGCAGTGGGACCGTGTTCGTATTCAGTAGGAGATCGGACGGTGGAGGAGATAAATAGAGTGGGGAAGCGGAGGAGGAGTGAGATGGATCAGAAGGTGGAGGTGGCGGTTGCAGCTGCGGCTACTGTGGTGTTAGGTGTAGGGAATCGCGTTTTGTATAAGCTTGCTCTTGTTCCTCTTAAGCATTACCCTTTTTTTCTCGCTCAGCTCGCTACTTTCGG ATACGTTATTGTATACTTTACTATCTTGTACATTCGGTACCATGCTGGAATTGTCACCGATGAGATGCTTTCTATGCCAAAAGCTCCATTTCTTCTTGTTGGACTTCTAGAGGCTCTCGCAGCAGCTACAGGAATGGCAGCTGCAG CAATTCTCTCGGGAGCATCGATTCCAGTTCTCTCTCAG ACTTTTCTTGTATGGCAAATTCTCCTATCAATTATTTTTCTTGGAAGGAGATATAAAGCTAATCAATTACTTGGATGCTTCCTTGTTGCAATTGGTGTAATTATCACTGTAGCAAG TGGATCTAGTGCCGGTCACTCATTAAAGGAAGTTAGTGTATTCTGGAGTGTCTTGATGATAATATCGTTTCTATTGCAAGCAGCTGATACAGTGCTCAAG GAAACTATTTTCCTGGATGCGGCTAAGCAGTTAAAG GGAGGTTCAGTAGATCTATTTGTTGTAAATTCCTATGGATCTGCTTTCCAA GCGCTGTTTGTAtgccttcttcttccttttatGTCTAAATTATGGGGAGTACCTTTTAGTCAGCTTCCAACCTATCTCAAAGATGGGGCGGTTTGCTTTCTCAACATGGGCAGCTTATCCAATG GATGTGATGGTGCACCTCTGCTACCTTTGCTTTTTATTCTAGTAAACATGGGTTATAACATATCATTGTTGCATCTCCTCAAAATATCTTCTGCCGTTGTCTCTTCCCTTGCTTCCACATTTTCAG TGCCAATATCAGTGTATGTGTTCACATTACCACTGCCATACATTGGTGTTGCATCTTCTCTTCCGACCGGGTTTGTTGCCGGAGCCATTATTCTTGTTTTGGGTCTGCTAATCTATGCTTGGACACCATACACTACTCCAGCCACACCATCTTCTCCAGCTCCCAATTAA
- the LOC126685791 gene encoding protein CLT1, chloroplastic isoform X2 — MTSCYRRLTTSSPGPARFSQQRPPRTAEIISLQLNRNLNTNQRLLNVLRSPKRLKSKPLLVEAAVGVGPVWDRSDCGSNEAVGPCSYSVGDRTVEEINRVGKRRRSEMDQKVEVAVAAAATVVLGVGNRVLYKLALVPLKHYPFFLAQLATFGYVIVYFTILYIRYHAGIVTDEMLSMPKAPFLLVGLLEALAAATGMAAAAILSGASIPVLSQTFLVWQILLSIIFLGRRYKANQLLGCFLVAIGVIITVASGSSAGHSLKEVSVFWSVLMIISFLLQAADTVLKETIFLDAAKQLKALFVCLLLPFMSKLWGVPFSQLPTYLKDGAVCFLNMGSLSNGCDGAPLLPLLFILVNMGYNISLLHLLKISSAVVSSLASTFSVPISVYVFTLPLPYIGVASSLPTGFVAGAIILVLGLLIYAWTPYTTPATPSSPAPN; from the exons ATGACGTCATGTTACCGCCGCTTAACCACCAGCTCCCCCGGCCCGGCGAGGTTTTCGCAGCAGCGACCGCCACGAACGGCGGAAATCATATCACTCCAACTAAACCGCAATCTCAACACTAATCAACGGCTGCTAAATGTCTTACGATCTCCGAAGCGtttaaaatcaaaaccgttGTTAGTAGAGGCGGCTGTGGGAGTGGGACCAGTGTGGGATCGATCAGACTGCGGGAGTAATGAAGCAGTGGGACCGTGTTCGTATTCAGTAGGAGATCGGACGGTGGAGGAGATAAATAGAGTGGGGAAGCGGAGGAGGAGTGAGATGGATCAGAAGGTGGAGGTGGCGGTTGCAGCTGCGGCTACTGTGGTGTTAGGTGTAGGGAATCGCGTTTTGTATAAGCTTGCTCTTGTTCCTCTTAAGCATTACCCTTTTTTTCTCGCTCAGCTCGCTACTTTCGG ATACGTTATTGTATACTTTACTATCTTGTACATTCGGTACCATGCTGGAATTGTCACCGATGAGATGCTTTCTATGCCAAAAGCTCCATTTCTTCTTGTTGGACTTCTAGAGGCTCTCGCAGCAGCTACAGGAATGGCAGCTGCAG CAATTCTCTCGGGAGCATCGATTCCAGTTCTCTCTCAG ACTTTTCTTGTATGGCAAATTCTCCTATCAATTATTTTTCTTGGAAGGAGATATAAAGCTAATCAATTACTTGGATGCTTCCTTGTTGCAATTGGTGTAATTATCACTGTAGCAAG TGGATCTAGTGCCGGTCACTCATTAAAGGAAGTTAGTGTATTCTGGAGTGTCTTGATGATAATATCGTTTCTATTGCAAGCAGCTGATACAGTGCTCAAG GAAACTATTTTCCTGGATGCGGCTAAGCAGTTAAAG GCGCTGTTTGTAtgccttcttcttccttttatGTCTAAATTATGGGGAGTACCTTTTAGTCAGCTTCCAACCTATCTCAAAGATGGGGCGGTTTGCTTTCTCAACATGGGCAGCTTATCCAATG GATGTGATGGTGCACCTCTGCTACCTTTGCTTTTTATTCTAGTAAACATGGGTTATAACATATCATTGTTGCATCTCCTCAAAATATCTTCTGCCGTTGTCTCTTCCCTTGCTTCCACATTTTCAG TGCCAATATCAGTGTATGTGTTCACATTACCACTGCCATACATTGGTGTTGCATCTTCTCTTCCGACCGGGTTTGTTGCCGGAGCCATTATTCTTGTTTTGGGTCTGCTAATCTATGCTTGGACACCATACACTACTCCAGCCACACCATCTTCTCCAGCTCCCAATTAA